From one Lolium rigidum isolate FL_2022 chromosome 4, APGP_CSIRO_Lrig_0.1, whole genome shotgun sequence genomic stretch:
- the LOC124708583 gene encoding aquaporin NIP3-1-like, with translation MEAATTGAETPNLSTPATPGTPAPLFAGPRVDSLSYDRKSMPRCKCLPVDAWMAPNACVLEIPAPDVSLTRKLGAEFVGTFILIFFATAAPIVNQKYGGAISPFGNAACAGLAVTTIILSTGHISGAHLNPSLTIAFAALRHFPWLQVPAYVAVQVLGSICASFALKGVFHPFLSGGVTVPDVTISTAQAFFTEFIITFNLLFVVTAVATDTRAVGELAGIAVGAAVTLNILVAGPTTGGSMNPVRTLGPAVAAGNYSQLWIYLVAPTLGAVAGAGVYTAVKLRDVNGETPRPQRSFRR, from the exons ATGGAGGCGGCCACCACGGGGGCGGAGACGCCGAACCTGTCGACGCCGGCGACGCCGGGCACGCCGGCGCCGCTGTTCGCGGGGCCGAGGGTGGACTCGCTGTCGTACGACCGCAAGTCGATGCCGCGGTGCAAGTGCCTGCCGGTGGACGCGTGGATGGCGCCCAACGCCTGCGTCCTGGAGATCCCCGCGCCGGACGTCTCGCTCAcccgcaag CTGGGCGCTGAGTTCGTGGGCACGttcatcctcatcttcttcgcgacggcggcgccgaTCGTGAACCAGAAGTACGGCGGCGCGATCTCGCCGTTCGGCAACGCGGCGTGCGCGGGCCTCGCTGTGACGACCATCATCCTGTCGACGGGCCACATCTCCGGCGCGCACCTGAACCCGTCGCTGACCATCGCGTTCGCGGCGCTGCGCCACTTCCCCTGGCTCCAGGTCCCCGCCTACGTGGCCGTCCAGGTGCTGGGCTCCATCTGCGCCAGCTTCGCGCTCAAGGGCGTCTTCCAccccttcctctccggcggcgtcACCGTCCCCGACGTCACCATCTCCACCGCCCAGGCCTTCTTCACCGAGTTCATCATCACCTTCAACCTCCTCTTCGTCGTCACCGCCGTGGCCACCGACACCCGAGCC GTGGGCGAGCTCGCAGGGATCGCCGTTGGAGCAGCCGTGACGCTCAACATCCTTGTGGCCGG GCCGACGACGGGAGGGTCGATGAATCCGGTGAGGACGCtggggccggcggtggcggcggggaacTACAGCCAGCTGTGGATATACCTGGTGGCGCCGACGCTGGGCGCGGTGGCCGGCGCCGGCGTGTACACGGCGGTCAAGCTCAGGGACGTCAACGGCGAGACCCCGCGCCCGCAGCGCAGCTTCCGACGCTGA